In a genomic window of Nomascus leucogenys isolate Asia chromosome 4, Asia_NLE_v1, whole genome shotgun sequence:
- the LRRC55 gene encoding leucine-rich repeat-containing protein 55, with the protein MLRSPTFVEAGPRCSCLPVSQTLDSMDAVLLGSLQHCCCQLPKMGDTWAQLPWPGPPHPAMLLISLLLAAGLMHSDAGTSCPVLCTCRNQVVDCSSQRLFSVPPDLPMDTRNLSLAHNRITAVPPGYLTCYMELQVLDLRNNSLMELPRGLFLHAKRLAHLDLSYNNFSHVPADMFQEAHGLVQIDLSHNPWLRRVHPQAFQGLMQLRDLDLSYGGLAFLSLEALEGLPGLVTLQIGGNPWVCGCTMEPLLKWLRNRIQRCTADSQLAECRGPPEVEGAPLFSLTEESFKACHLTLTLDDYLFIAFVGFVVSIASVATNFLLGITANCCHRWSKASEEEEI; encoded by the exons ATGCTCAGAAGCCCCACCTTCGTAGAGGCTGGCCCCAGATGTAGCTGCCTTCCTGTGTCACAGACTCTCGATTCCATGGACGCAGTCCTCCTGGGCTCCCTCCAGCACTGCTGTTGCCAGCTACCTAAAATGGGTGACACTTGGGCCCAGCTTCCCTGGCCCGGGCCACCCCACCCAGCAATGCTGCTGATCTCCCTCCTCTTGGCAGCTGGGTTGATGCACTCGGATGCTGGCACCAGCTGCCCAGTCCTTTGCACATGCCGTAACCAGGTGGTGGACTGCAGCAGCCAGCGGCTATTCTCCGTGCCCCCAGACCTGCCAATGGACACCCGAAACCTCAGCCTGGCCCACAACCGCATCACAGCAGTGCCGCCTGGCTACCTTACATGCTACATGGAGCTCCAGGTGCTGGATTTGCGCAACAACTCCTTAATGGAGCTGCCCCGGGGCCTCTTCCTCCATGCCAAGCGCTTGGCACACTTGGATCTGAGCTACAACAACTTCAGCCACGTGCCGGCCGACATGTTCCAGGAGGCCCATGGGCTGGTCCAAATCGACCTGAGCCACAACCCCTGGCTGCGGAGGGTGCACCCCCAGGCCTTCCAGGGCCTCATGCAGCTCCGAGACCTGGACCTCAGCTATGGGGGCCTGGCCTTCCTCAGCCTAGAGGCTCTTGAGGGCCTACCGGGGCTGGTGACCCTGCAGATCGGTGGCAATCCCTGGGTGTGTGGCTGCACCATGGAGCCCCTGCTGAAGTGGCTGCGAAACCGGATCCAGCGCTGTACAGCAG ATTCTCAGCTGGCTGAGTGCCGGGGCCCTCCTGAAGTCGAGGGCGCCCCACTCTTCTCACTCACTGAGGAAAGCTTCAAGGCCTGCCACCTGACCCTGACCCTGGACGATTACCTATTCATTGCGTTTGTGGGCTTCGTGGTCTCCATTGCCTCTGTGGCCACCAACTTCCTCCTGGGCATCACTGCCAACTGCTGCCACCGCTGGAGCAAGGCCAGTGAAGAGGAAGAGATCTGA